ATGAAGAAAGTTTCCCATGCGGATACTGTATGCTTTAATTCTCGACGAAGAGATGTCATGGGGTCCGTTGGTGAACAAATAAAACTAAAGTATTGCCACGTTATTAGTTGCTACAACTTCATCGCGGAGTAAATTGTATAGTTATGCATACTCACAGCCGTGCTTCACCAATAATAAATGACGCGACCCAGTAGTTTAAGCACTTAACATAATGGGAGTTGGAAAACATGTAAGTGTACTCTATATATTATGCGTCCTCCATACGCAAAACCAGAAATAATGCCGTCTACTTAATTCTTTCCATACTTGCGTTCTGAGAATTCCCAGGCCTTACCAATGACCGAGCATACAGTCTCAGAGGGAGGTGACATCTGACAAGCGATGAAGGAAAGAATATGGTAGAGGAGTCGGAAAACAATGAATCgctttacaaaaaatctaTTAATCTATTAACGAATATTTCTACATTTAGAATGATGTCATGCTCAGTTTCAATAAAACAACAGTTCTCCCCGACAAATCTGTTACTACTGCTCACTCTCCCATTGACGACGCTAGTTGGCCAATTTTTAACATCCCATTTCAATCCGCGGGTTTCCTTAATCACTGTAGCTTCTCCAATGGGCAACAATCCGCAATTTCCTATACACAACTTCCTAAAATGAGGGTCATACTCAATTAAAGTCCCGTTCTTCTTTATTAGAAATATTAAATCGGTCGGCGTCATATAGGACAGCTTGAAATAGCTTGCATTCTCGGATAAAGTGTACAGTTGTGTTATCGAGTGAATTGTCTGGTCAAATCTACCACCAATACCCCCCAATGCCAATAGACTTATTGGAGTCACTTTCGAAAAAATTAGTGATTTCGTCATGGTATTGTATAATGTATGGATAcctttttccaattcaatGCCATGATTTGATTGgtgattattttcattcgATATCAAAGCACGAAATTTTGGTGAATTGAAATGTAGAGAAATTAAATTTACACATTTAGTGAAGTCAGTCGAATACTGTGTAGTTTGTTTGATTACAATAAccttatttcttttataaTAGTCGAAAACCTTTTCTGTTAGTGAATCCAGGTCACCAATAATATAATCAGGGAGATATTTCGTCCTTATTGATTCGTCATCCTTCAGGTAGTCATACAATCTGTTGGCTGCGCCATCGGCACAGACTTTCAGGTCATGGAGTGTCCAAATTTTGTAGAACAATGGTTTAGGAATGTCAATTTTCTGATTCAGTATTAGCAGGGTagaattttcatctttGTTGGGGTGGATGAGTTCTTTTaaattcattttatttCGGGATTTGATCAAGTCGGCATCGATTTCGATTCGTTCAGGATTCTCAACACACTCTTCGCCCATTGCAATGATATTTAACACTTTCGGTTACTGTATGAGCGGTTAAAGTATGTGAGGCTTCTGATTTCTACCACAGTGCGACACTATGACACTTCATTTATAAATCCTTATCATTTACGCTCCTTTTGTTATTCACTATtaaccatttttttcaagtttttcgCATGTTCTGATTTTGCATTTTCCGctgttttgaaatatgCAGTCCGATGAACTCAAGGTAACTATTAGAAGAAACCTGGAAGCGTGTTGCAATTCTTCCAGGCACGGATGCAGGGCTCATTATACAGAGTAATACACTGCTTTCCTTGTACTGGTTCtgtacgtatatatatatactagtACATACAAAATTTCATACTTTTACTACTCATGTTCTGCAACGGCAGAGTGTAAATGCTCCCATTTCCTTACGACTATACGTGGGTCGGCATTGAACCACAcgttcttcaaaataccGTCTTGTGCTAACTGGTAGATTAAGTCCTTATATCGCCTTTCTGATACATTTTCGCTATGGAACTCaaatatttgtttgttCTCGTTCTTTGCGTTGGCGTCACTTTTGGCGATTTCGAAAACGAAGGGATTGATTTCTGCTCTAATCTGTCGGGCGGTGGCACTTAAGAGATGAAATTCTACATTTTCATTTCGAGTATCGACAGTATAAATTCCTCTGAATTGATTCAGGATGTcagagatttttttggaatttcttgTCCTCCTTGTCGACTGTAGCTGGTCATTTCTTGGAATTCTGGAAGctagaaaatttattgtAGATTcagtcattttttttaacttACTGGCGATATTCTCGTGGGTAAGTCTTCGTATGAATTCTCGGCTATACGAAGAATGGGCTTCCAACTGTTCTTGAATGAATGGGTAAATATTCAACTCAAATGGTAGCAATTGTTGTCTATCGGGGTCATTTAAATGCAATTTATAATCTATCATGTAATCGGcttttaatttcatttcttcGTCCATGTTTGGATTCTGAAAAGCACAGATTTTTTCTGGCGTCATTGTGGTGGAATCTATCTCTTGCCTTACCATAGAACGATCTCGCGTTGCTTGCCCAATGACATCATTCAAAGATAACAGGTCTGTTAATTTTGACATATCTTCGATGTTTGAATCCAAAGTTGATGCCAACGTCGGTACTCTACTCTTATATAGAATGAGATCACTTTCGGGATCAGCACACCAAAACTGTAAACACATTAAACATTTCCTGACGTCTGCATTATTTTGCTTTATCATATCATGAAGATAATCTTCGCAGACTTCGATCTCTAGGGACttcagatatttttttaagaATGCATGAACTGTAGATGTACCGATTTTCTTGGTATGGAACAGGGAATTCTGCTCACTTGCCAGGGCAATAAAGTCACGGGGCACTGAGGATAAATCCTTGCAAGCCAACACTAGGGGCCTCCTCGAGAACTCGCAAAGCTTGTTGATCATTGACCAGTATCCTTTGTCATGTTCCTTGAATAATACATCAACGTCATTAAATAAGACAAGACCGTAGTcgtatttcctttttgagGAATCCTTGACGTAATGTGTAGTGGTGAAGTCCAATAAAGTGTCAAGTAAATCTTTCCTACTCCTGTTCATGTTCGaattaacttcaaataTTTGGTAAGAGTTATCGTCACCtgcaatttctttcatgATGGTCTGTATTAGTGTTTTTTTCCCTATTGCATTACCGTGAAGTATCATTAGGGGTATGAATTCACGCAAACTAGGAAGTGTTTCGCCATTTGCGTTGAAGTTTGCACGTAAaatttcgttttcttcaaagtcGGGTATAATGAAGTTGGCGAGTTCATTATCGGTTCCTTGCTGTTTATTGGGTCTTATTGTGTTTAATAAACGGTTCCTTGAAATAGGCTTTTCCAACTTATGAAAAGACGATTTAATCCAATTTTTAACTTGCGACTTTGATCTAGGTTCAATTAAAACTTGTTTCAATGTGAGTGGCTTGAACAGTTGCGGCCATGTGAGGCTTGTACTTCTTTTGATGTTTGTGCCGGATAATTTAGTAGCTTGATAATGAACGTGAATGCAGGATGTTGCGTTCTTGTCCTTAAGTGTTTCATAATCACGAGGAAGGaaatgatgatgttgaGACGGCACTGTGCGGGAAGGAAATGGAATTTCCGCGGACTCATGTAGCGGCTCTATATCATCTTCAGGATGAACTGATTGATATAACGGTAGCGGTGGCTCTATGTCTCTCAGCTTGGAAATGCTATTTAGTCTTTTAAAAGTGTCTACTGTTTCATGCTTGGGAAGATTCTTTAGTCTTGAAGCTCTTTCATTAAAAAGCGATGATTTGATTCTTGACGTAGAGATTATAGTaacatcatcttcttgtgCAAGTGAAGCTGCATTTATGGTATATTTATTGTCATCTTGAGAGGCTTTATCGTTGATTACAATAAGATCGTCGTTCACATCATCGCACTTTTCTTTGCCGtgtttcatcatcaaaaactCCTTTGCAGATTTGCGACTAGCTGAAGAAGCTTGAATTGGCTTGACAATAGaatgattcaaaaatatcactgAAGAATCGCCATGATTGACAGTTTGGGCGTTGAAAGTGCCAGGGTCAGTGTGGTTGTGCTCATCAATGGCGATCTGTAGAGTATCTTGCCTttttactttcttcttgttacCAGTCAATATGTCGGATAAACACACGTGCCTTTTCATAGAGAAAGCCTTCGTTGAATTTAAAAGTCCAATGCTATGGCACCATACCactcaatgaaaaaatggacaGTGAAGgcatataaatatataacaTTAATACCCAGCTTAAGACGCGGAACTAATTTATCGCCGCTAACGTTACGCGTCTGGCgcattaaaaaaagagagaaaaaaaaaaaggaccACTTTATTCTATGTCGCTAAGAGACGATAAATACTATACAGATGATGAGAGACTACGGTCGACGCTTAATAACGTTCTTTCAATCTAGATGCAACGGTACGCAAGTTCCCGTAAACTTTGCCCG
The DNA window shown above is from Saccharomyces kudriavzevii IFO 1802 strain IFO1802 genome assembly, chromosome: 15 and carries:
- the THI80 gene encoding thiamine diphosphokinase (similar to Saccharomyces cerevisiae THI80 (YOR143C); ancestral locus Anc_5.479), producing MGEECVENPERIEIDADLIKSRNKMNLKELIHPNKDENSTLLILNQKIDIPKPLFYKIWTLHDLKVCADGAANRLYDYLKDDESIRTKYLPDYIIGDLDSLTEKVFDYYKRNKVIVIKQTTQYSTDFTKCVNLISLHFNSPKFRALISNENNHQSNHGIELEKGIHTLYNTMTKSLIFSKVTPISLLALGGIGGRFDQTIHSITQLYTLSENASYFKLSYMTPTDLIFLIKKNGTLIEYDPHFRKLCIGNCGLLPIGEATVIKETRGLKWDVKNWPTSVVNGRVSSSNRFVGENCCFIETEHDIILNVEIFVNRLIDFL
- the ELG1 gene encoding Elg1p (similar to Saccharomyces cerevisiae ELG1 (YOR144C); ancestral locus Anc_5.481), whose amino-acid sequence is MKRHVCLSDILTGNKKKVKRQDTLQIAIDEHNHTDPGTFNAQTVNHGDSSVIFLNHSIVKPIQASSASRKSAKEFLMMKHGKEKCDDVNDDLIVINDKASQDDNKYTINAASLAQEDDVTIISTSRIKSSLFNERASRLKNLPKHETVDTFKRLNSISKLRDIEPPLPLYQSVHPEDDIEPLHESAEIPFPSRTVPSQHHHFLPRDYETLKDKNATSCIHVHYQATKLSGTNIKRSTSLTWPQLFKPLTLKQVLIEPRSKSQVKNWIKSSFHKLEKPISRNRLLNTIRPNKQQGTDNELANFIIPDFEENEILRANFNANGETLPSLREFIPLMILHGNAIGKKTLIQTIMKEIAGDDNSYQIFEVNSNMNRSRKDLLDTLLDFTTTHYVKDSSKRKYDYGLVLFNDVDVLFKEHDKGYWSMINKLCEFSRRPLVLACKDLSSVPRDFIALASEQNSLFHTKKIGTSTVHAFLKKYLKSLEIEVCEDYLHDMIKQNNADVRKCLMCLQFWCADPESDLILYKSRVPTLASTLDSNIEDMSKLTDLLSLNDVIGQATRDRSMVRQEIDSTTMTPEKICAFQNPNMDEEMKLKADYMIDYKLHLNDPDRQQLLPFELNIYPFIQEQLEAHSSYSREFIRRLTHENIASKLKKMTESTINFLASRIPRNDQLQSTRRTRNSKKISDILNQFRGIYTVDTRNENVEFHLLSATARQIRAEINPFVFEIAKSDANAKNENKQIFEFHSENVSERRYKDLIYQLAQDGILKNVWFNADPRIVVRKWEHLHSAVAEHE